A genomic window from Micromonospora sp. WMMA1947 includes:
- a CDS encoding redoxin family protein, with amino-acid sequence MRTAVTAAAVLGVVLAAATGCAAGPGPGARTEAVAPASPAAASPSGSAAGPSSAPPAPVPAALSFTGKTLDGTAFDAATLAGRPVVLWFWAPWCATCASQAWTVAEIAPTYRDTVPIVGVAGLGEQKAMTSFVTEFDLGGTTQIDDRAGALWRRFKVVEQSTFVVLDRTGRVVHQGFLDGEALTRQVETLARV; translated from the coding sequence ATGCGTACCGCCGTGACCGCCGCCGCCGTCCTGGGCGTCGTGCTCGCCGCCGCGACCGGCTGCGCCGCCGGGCCCGGGCCCGGTGCCCGGACCGAAGCGGTCGCCCCGGCGTCCCCGGCCGCCGCGTCCCCGTCCGGGTCGGCGGCCGGGCCGTCGTCCGCGCCACCGGCCCCGGTGCCGGCCGCGCTGTCGTTCACCGGCAAGACCCTCGACGGTACGGCGTTCGACGCCGCCACCCTGGCCGGGCGGCCGGTCGTGCTCTGGTTCTGGGCGCCCTGGTGCGCCACCTGCGCCAGCCAGGCGTGGACGGTGGCCGAGATCGCCCCCACCTACCGCGACACCGTCCCGATCGTCGGCGTCGCCGGGCTCGGTGAGCAGAAGGCCATGACGTCGTTCGTCACCGAGTTCGACCTGGGCGGCACGACGCAGATCGACGACCGGGCGGGCGCGCTGTGGCGCCGGTTCAAGGTGGTCGAGCAGAGCACGTTCGTCGTCCTGGACCGCACCGGCCGGGTCGTCCACCAGGGATTCCTGGACGGCGAGGCGTTGACCCGGCAGGTCGAGACGCTGGCCCGGGTATGA
- the serS gene encoding serine--tRNA ligase gives MLDMELIRKDREAVATALAKRLDPAEVTRALDDIQRLDQERRALITEIDAERQRRKAEARAYAEAKRSGGTPQPVAPEAERKQLAELESQLDEVQSRLRSAMSELPNLPADDVVAGGKEANRVVRTFGEAPAIEKVRDHVELSRALGLVDHERGVKLGGSGFWMYTGLGARLEWALVNWLIEQNIQAGYEFLLPPHLLLESAGFAAGQFPKFHDDVYHIDKQSSSRGQFLLPTAETAILGAYQDEILETPKLPLKAFAYTPCYRREAAGSHSDERGTVRGHQFNKVEIFQFTLPEQAGEALEAMVGHVEGLVGKLGLHFQTSLLAAGDASASMKKTLDVEVWMPSTGKYKEVSSVSWAGDYQARRAAIRYREPGAKQTRFVHTLNGSALATSRLFPAILEQHQQPDGSVVVPEVLRDKLGTDCLTPR, from the coding sequence ATGCTCGACATGGAGTTGATCCGGAAGGATCGCGAGGCGGTGGCGACCGCGCTGGCGAAGCGTCTGGATCCCGCCGAGGTCACCCGGGCGCTGGACGACATCCAGCGGCTCGACCAGGAACGGCGCGCCCTGATCACGGAGATCGATGCCGAGCGGCAGCGCCGCAAGGCCGAGGCGCGCGCGTACGCGGAGGCGAAACGGTCCGGCGGCACGCCGCAGCCGGTCGCCCCGGAGGCCGAGCGCAAGCAGCTCGCGGAGCTGGAGTCCCAGCTCGACGAGGTGCAGTCCCGGCTCCGCTCGGCGATGAGCGAGCTGCCGAACCTGCCCGCCGACGACGTGGTCGCCGGGGGCAAGGAGGCCAACCGGGTGGTGCGCACGTTCGGCGAGGCGCCGGCCATCGAGAAGGTACGCGACCACGTGGAGCTGAGCCGCGCGCTCGGCCTGGTCGACCACGAGCGGGGCGTGAAGCTCGGCGGCTCGGGCTTCTGGATGTACACCGGTCTGGGCGCCCGGCTGGAGTGGGCGCTGGTGAACTGGCTGATCGAGCAGAACATCCAGGCCGGGTACGAGTTCCTGCTCCCGCCGCACCTGCTGCTGGAGAGCGCCGGTTTCGCCGCCGGGCAGTTCCCGAAGTTCCACGACGACGTCTACCACATTGACAAGCAGTCGTCCTCGCGCGGCCAGTTCCTGCTGCCGACGGCGGAGACGGCGATCCTCGGCGCGTACCAGGACGAGATCCTGGAGACGCCGAAGCTGCCGTTGAAGGCGTTCGCGTACACGCCGTGCTACCGGCGGGAGGCGGCCGGTTCGCACTCCGACGAGCGCGGCACCGTACGCGGCCACCAGTTCAACAAGGTGGAGATCTTCCAGTTCACGCTGCCGGAGCAGGCGGGCGAGGCGCTGGAGGCGATGGTCGGGCACGTCGAGGGCCTGGTCGGCAAGCTCGGTCTGCACTTCCAGACCAGCCTGCTCGCCGCCGGTGACGCGAGCGCGTCGATGAAGAAGACGCTCGACGTCGAGGTGTGGATGCCGAGCACCGGCAAGTACAAGGAGGTGTCGTCGGTCTCCTGGGCCGGCGACTACCAGGCCCGCCGGGCAGCCATCCGCTACCGCGAGCCAGGCGCGAAGCAGACCCGCTTCGTGCACACGCTCAACGGTTCCGCGCTGGCCACCAGCCGCCTGTTCCCGGCCATCCTGGAGCAGCACCAGCAGCCCGACGGCTCGGTGGTGGTCCCCGAGGTCCTCCGCGACAAGCTCGGCACCGACTGCCTCACCCCGCGCTGA
- a CDS encoding LuxR C-terminal-related transcriptional regulator translates to MPEEADQAVTARSGTSDITGTPDLLGLDSPDVAGGAPSGGPPLLASRLTPPAPPEPVLLRPRLLDRLEQGASGPVTLVCAPAGWGKTTLLSTWAQGERDGPAPSWVTVAEGETVRRLWGYLAAALRTAAAGDPDDGPPPVPDGPPRPEQLETLAAALAARERHVLLVLDDLHRVTDPAALTGLEFLLRHTDGRLRLVAGARSEPPLALHRWRLAGELTVIGADDLAFTADEVADLLVAHGVSVPVPAVARLAERTTGWPAGLRFAALALGDGTDPARAVERFSGDQPDVAAYLRDEVLAPLEPATRDVLRRVAVAVAVHADLAAALTGRPDAGHLLAEAARQGGFLHRDGGSPQWYRPHPLLADVLRDELDRLPVDEVRELHRRAAGWYAAHDRPADALRHALLAGEWADATELLVTRWPELAPDEPAAVPAPPEPPAEAVRRDPELALAAAAERAYAGDRAAADVQLRRALADAGDLPAPRRDRFGRLAAAVELSLARLDGDHEEVRRAADRLLATIAAGEPPSGPDAGSAVAGDGGDPRAGTAERDDVRAVAGAAHGLAALAEGELSTARDRFGAAREAARRAGRPRTELLCVSRSALLEAARGALRAAEELAREALAMPPCQGWSSRSDCGYAYLALALVDWQRDRPAEATAHLALAGPAGAEPGGAAITALCRAGLLADGGDPGGALRTLAEARTVAPGPDLGEWLTAEEAHLRAVVGDVDGARALLDAAGDGPAPALAAARLRLRAGDAHAAGRTLPDWTAPGAADWPLPVRLGAGLLDAALADASGDARRAGRLLEEVLALAEPDGFRRVFTRADPGVRDLLAARLDSGTAYWATVSELVRGVDAQPVATAGDGPARVLDEPLTERELTILRYLQSILSNVEIAAELSLSVNTVKTHVRNIYRKLDATRRRDAVRRARELRLI, encoded by the coding sequence ATGCCGGAGGAGGCAGACCAGGCCGTCACCGCACGCAGCGGCACCAGCGACATCACCGGTACGCCCGATCTGCTCGGCCTCGACTCACCCGATGTCGCCGGTGGTGCGCCGTCCGGTGGCCCGCCGCTGCTGGCGTCCCGGTTGACGCCGCCCGCGCCACCCGAGCCGGTCCTGCTGCGTCCCCGGCTGCTGGACCGGCTGGAACAGGGCGCGTCAGGGCCGGTGACGCTCGTCTGCGCGCCGGCTGGCTGGGGCAAGACGACGCTGCTGTCGACCTGGGCGCAGGGGGAGCGGGACGGGCCCGCACCGTCCTGGGTGACGGTGGCCGAGGGCGAGACGGTCCGGCGGCTCTGGGGCTATCTCGCGGCGGCCCTGCGTACCGCTGCCGCCGGCGACCCGGACGACGGGCCGCCGCCGGTGCCGGACGGGCCGCCCCGGCCCGAGCAGCTCGAGACGCTCGCCGCCGCGCTCGCCGCCCGGGAACGGCACGTCCTGCTGGTGCTGGACGATTTGCACCGGGTCACCGACCCGGCAGCTCTGACCGGGCTGGAGTTCCTGCTCCGGCACACCGACGGCCGGCTACGGCTGGTGGCGGGCGCGCGCAGCGAACCACCGCTGGCGCTGCACCGCTGGCGGCTGGCCGGCGAGCTGACCGTGATCGGCGCCGACGACCTGGCGTTCACCGCCGACGAGGTGGCCGACCTGCTCGTCGCACACGGCGTGTCGGTACCCGTCCCGGCCGTGGCCCGGCTGGCCGAGCGCACCACCGGCTGGCCGGCCGGACTGCGTTTCGCCGCGCTCGCGCTCGGCGACGGCACCGACCCGGCGCGCGCGGTGGAACGGTTCTCCGGTGACCAGCCGGACGTCGCCGCGTACCTGCGGGACGAGGTGCTCGCCCCGCTGGAACCGGCGACCCGCGACGTCCTGCGCCGGGTGGCGGTGGCCGTCGCGGTCCATGCCGATCTGGCCGCCGCGCTGACCGGGCGGCCCGACGCCGGGCACCTGCTCGCCGAGGCGGCCCGGCAGGGCGGTTTTCTCCACCGGGACGGCGGCAGCCCGCAGTGGTACCGGCCGCACCCGCTGCTGGCCGACGTGCTCCGGGACGAGCTGGACCGGCTGCCCGTCGACGAGGTGCGCGAGCTGCACCGGCGGGCGGCCGGGTGGTACGCCGCCCACGACCGTCCCGCCGACGCGCTGCGGCACGCGCTCCTCGCCGGTGAGTGGGCCGACGCGACCGAGCTGCTCGTGACCCGCTGGCCCGAGCTGGCGCCGGACGAACCGGCCGCCGTACCGGCCCCACCCGAGCCGCCCGCCGAGGCGGTCCGCCGGGATCCGGAGCTGGCGCTGGCCGCGGCCGCCGAGCGGGCGTACGCCGGGGATCGGGCCGCCGCCGACGTGCAGCTGCGGCGGGCGCTGGCCGACGCCGGCGACCTGCCCGCGCCGCGCCGCGACCGGTTCGGCCGGCTGGCCGCCGCCGTGGAGCTGAGCCTGGCCCGGCTCGACGGCGACCACGAGGAGGTACGCCGGGCCGCCGACCGCCTGCTGGCCACCATCGCGGCGGGCGAGCCCCCGAGCGGCCCGGACGCCGGCAGTGCCGTCGCCGGTGATGGCGGCGATCCGCGTGCCGGGACGGCCGAGCGGGACGACGTGCGCGCGGTGGCCGGTGCCGCGCACGGGCTGGCCGCGCTGGCCGAGGGGGAGCTGTCCACCGCCCGGGACCGGTTCGGCGCCGCGCGGGAGGCGGCGCGGCGGGCCGGGCGGCCGCGTACCGAACTGCTCTGCGTCAGCCGCTCGGCGCTGCTGGAGGCGGCCCGGGGCGCGTTGCGGGCCGCCGAGGAGCTGGCCCGGGAGGCGCTGGCGATGCCGCCGTGCCAGGGCTGGTCGTCCCGGTCCGACTGCGGCTACGCGTACCTGGCGCTGGCGCTCGTGGACTGGCAGCGGGACCGGCCGGCGGAGGCCACGGCCCACCTGGCGCTCGCCGGGCCGGCCGGCGCGGAACCGGGTGGCGCGGCGATCACCGCGCTCTGCCGGGCCGGGCTGCTGGCCGACGGCGGCGACCCGGGCGGCGCGCTGCGCACGCTCGCCGAGGCGCGGACCGTCGCGCCCGGGCCGGATTTGGGCGAGTGGCTCACCGCCGAGGAGGCGCACCTACGCGCCGTCGTCGGTGACGTCGACGGCGCGCGGGCGCTGCTCGACGCGGCCGGCGACGGGCCGGCACCGGCGCTGGCCGCCGCGCGACTGCGGCTGCGCGCCGGTGACGCCCACGCGGCCGGGCGGACGCTGCCCGACTGGACCGCGCCCGGCGCGGCGGACTGGCCGCTGCCGGTGCGGTTGGGCGCCGGGCTGCTCGACGCGGCACTCGCCGATGCCTCCGGTGACGCCCGGCGGGCCGGCCGGCTGCTGGAGGAGGTGCTGGCGCTCGCCGAACCGGACGGCTTCCGGCGCGTCTTCACCCGGGCCGACCCGGGGGTACGGGACCTGCTCGCCGCGCGCCTGGACTCCGGCACCGCGTACTGGGCCACGGTGAGCGAGCTGGTCCGGGGCGTGGACGCGCAACCGGTGGCCACGGCCGGCGACGGTCCGGCCCGGGTGCTCGACGAGCCGCTCACCGAGCGGGAGCTGACCATCCTGCGCTACCTGCAGAGCATCCTGTCCAACGTGGAGATCGCGGCCGAGCTGTCGCTGTCGGTCAACACGGTGAAGACGCACGTGCGCAACATCTACCGCAAGCTCGACGCGACCCGCCGGCGGGACGCCGTCCGGCGGGCGCGCGAGCTGCGATTGATCTGA
- a CDS encoding cytochrome c biogenesis CcdA family protein: MTGALLLALTAGMLGAVNPCGFAMLPAYLSLLVAGPDGGRGTVGRALTATAGLTLGYVLVFGAFGLALAPAADWLRPRLPWLTVTLGVLLALAGCWLLAGRRLPAPRPLRVAPRLTRTWPSMVLFGAAYALTSLTCAIAPFLAIVVTSLRAGSPVRGLALFGAYALGMALVVGVAALAVALLRGRVVARLRGAGAWVPRLSGLVLLVAGGYVAWYGWYEVRLAQGRYDAFTDPVIRTAARAQQTLVGAVDTAGPAVLAALLTLLLLAPLTRSRPRPRSRPRSRSRDLAVGARAEGVKRTSRGPEVQDRGGEAGTVGAAEAAAGERVSAG, from the coding sequence ATGACCGGCGCGCTGCTGCTCGCCCTGACCGCGGGCATGCTCGGCGCGGTCAACCCGTGCGGCTTCGCGATGCTGCCCGCGTACCTGTCGTTGCTGGTGGCCGGCCCCGACGGCGGGCGCGGCACGGTCGGCCGCGCGCTCACCGCGACGGCCGGGCTCACCCTCGGGTACGTGCTGGTGTTCGGCGCGTTCGGGCTGGCCCTGGCACCGGCGGCGGACTGGCTGCGGCCCCGGCTGCCGTGGCTCACCGTGACGCTCGGCGTGCTGCTGGCGCTGGCCGGATGCTGGCTGCTCGCCGGCCGGCGGCTGCCCGCGCCGCGCCCGTTGCGGGTCGCGCCCCGGCTCACCCGTACCTGGCCGTCCATGGTGCTGTTCGGCGCGGCGTACGCGCTCACGTCGCTGACCTGCGCGATCGCGCCGTTCCTGGCGATCGTGGTGACCAGCCTGCGAGCCGGCTCGCCGGTGCGCGGGCTGGCGCTGTTCGGGGCGTACGCGCTGGGGATGGCGCTCGTGGTCGGCGTGGCCGCGCTCGCCGTGGCGCTGCTGCGCGGCCGGGTCGTGGCGCGGCTGCGCGGCGCGGGCGCGTGGGTGCCCCGGCTGAGCGGCCTGGTGCTGCTGGTCGCTGGCGGGTACGTCGCCTGGTACGGCTGGTACGAGGTACGCCTCGCCCAGGGCCGCTACGACGCCTTCACCGACCCGGTCATCCGCACCGCCGCCCGAGCCCAGCAGACCCTGGTCGGCGCCGTCGACACCGCAGGCCCCGCCGTCCTCGCGGCGCTCCTGACGCTGCTGCTCCTGGCCCCCCTCACCCGCTCCCGCCCCCGCCCTCGCTCCCGCCCCCGCTCCCGCTCCCGCGATCTTGCAGTTGGTGCCCGGGCGGAAGGGGTGAAGCGGACTTCTCGCGGGCCGGAAGTGCAAGATCGCGGGGGAGAGGCGGGGACGGTGGGAGCGGCGGAAGCGGCGGCGGGGGAGCGGGTCAGCGCGGGGTGA
- a CDS encoding NADH-quinone oxidoreductase subunit NuoF family protein, whose protein sequence is MTRATIPPVACVGEPRLTAGFAEFGRLDLLAHEEVHGPIGPMEPAALLRLAEAIDLKGKGGAGFPFARKLRAVLESCERQDLSAVVVVNATEGEPASWKDKVLLTRAPHLILDGAALAAFALDAEEIVIGVADDDVGRPSLTEALQERRMPVPTTIVTVPHRFISGEGGALVNGINGLPHIPPGTKKRSSDSGVGGLPTLLSNAETYAQLAVAARIGPYEYAALGTDDEPGTVLLTVTGSAKRPAVVECAAGTPLREILDLCEVPPGPGILMGGYHGKWITAAAAERAEVSRKGLTAVGGTLGAGIIVPLGADTCPLGEAAQVVRYLAGESAGQCGPCKMGLPDLARSVDLAVSGSAPVELVRAAAGDVKGRGACSHPDGTARFALSAMEVFADDLRLHATGEGCGKRVKGMMGLPGAPDANPQKLTLDWSRCDGHGLCAHVVPDFIRLDGNGYPAFPPTPVPTWLREGALKAVKVCPELALRLVRAE, encoded by the coding sequence GTGACGCGCGCGACGATCCCACCGGTCGCCTGTGTCGGCGAGCCCCGGCTGACCGCCGGGTTCGCCGAGTTCGGCCGGCTCGACCTGCTGGCCCACGAGGAGGTGCACGGCCCGATCGGTCCGATGGAGCCGGCCGCGCTGCTACGGCTCGCCGAAGCCATCGACCTCAAGGGCAAGGGCGGCGCGGGTTTCCCGTTCGCCCGCAAGCTGCGCGCCGTGCTGGAGTCCTGCGAGCGGCAGGACCTCTCCGCCGTGGTCGTCGTCAACGCCACCGAGGGGGAGCCGGCGAGCTGGAAGGACAAGGTGCTGCTCACCCGCGCCCCGCACCTCATCCTGGACGGCGCCGCGCTCGCCGCGTTCGCGCTCGACGCCGAGGAGATCGTGATCGGGGTGGCCGACGACGACGTGGGCCGGCCCTCGCTGACCGAGGCGTTGCAGGAACGTCGGATGCCGGTGCCGACCACCATCGTCACGGTGCCGCACCGGTTCATCTCCGGCGAGGGCGGCGCGCTCGTCAACGGCATCAACGGACTGCCGCACATCCCGCCCGGCACGAAGAAGCGCTCCAGCGACTCCGGTGTCGGCGGGCTGCCCACGCTGCTGTCGAACGCCGAGACGTACGCCCAGCTCGCCGTCGCCGCCCGGATCGGCCCGTACGAGTACGCCGCCCTCGGCACCGACGACGAGCCGGGCACCGTGCTGCTCACCGTCACCGGGTCGGCGAAGCGCCCCGCCGTGGTGGAGTGCGCCGCCGGCACCCCGCTGCGCGAGATCCTCGACCTGTGCGAGGTGCCGCCCGGGCCGGGCATCCTGATGGGCGGCTACCACGGCAAGTGGATCACCGCGGCGGCCGCCGAGCGGGCCGAGGTGTCCCGCAAGGGGCTCACCGCCGTGGGCGGCACGCTCGGCGCCGGCATCATCGTGCCGCTCGGCGCCGACACCTGCCCGCTCGGCGAGGCCGCCCAGGTGGTGCGGTACCTCGCGGGCGAGTCCGCCGGGCAGTGCGGCCCGTGCAAGATGGGCCTGCCCGACCTGGCCCGCTCGGTCGACCTCGCGGTCTCCGGGAGCGCCCCGGTCGAACTGGTCCGGGCCGCGGCCGGCGACGTCAAGGGACGCGGCGCGTGCAGCCACCCGGACGGCACTGCCCGGTTCGCGCTGTCCGCCATGGAGGTGTTCGCCGACGACCTGCGGCTGCACGCCACCGGCGAGGGCTGCGGCAAGCGGGTCAAGGGCATGATGGGCCTGCCCGGCGCACCGGACGCCAACCCGCAGAAGCTCACCCTGGACTGGTCCCGCTGCGACGGGCACGGGCTCTGCGCGCACGTCGTGCCGGACTTCATCCGCCTCGACGGCAACGGCTACCCGGCGTTCCCGCCCACCCCGGTGCCGACGTGGCTGCGCGAGGGCGCGCTCAAGGCGGTAAAGGTCTGTCCCGAACTCGCGCTCCGCCTCGTTCGGGCCGAGTAG
- a CDS encoding saccharopine dehydrogenase NADP-binding domain-containing protein, with protein sequence MRADRPYDLVLFGATGFTGGLTAEYLARHAPDRLRWALAGRNPDKLAAVRDRLAAIDPALAELPLLTADVTDTASLRAVAESARVVATTVGPYVHHGEPLVAACAAAGTDYLDITGEPEFVDRMYVRHHAEAVRTGARLVHACGFDSIPHDLGVWYTVKQLPADGPIAVDGYVRAGGRFSAGTYHSALTAFSRTGEMSRAARARRAMEPKPDGRRVRAVPGKVGRVREFGQWAVPLPTIDPQVVRRSAVARPEYGPDFRYRHFAAMKRLSTVLVAGVGLAGVVGLVKVAPTRRWLLGRLASGQGPTAEQRAKSWFRVRFVGTGGGRRVVTEVAGGDPGYDETAKMLAESALCLAFDELPETAGQVTPVAAMGDALLDRLVRAGITFRTLPE encoded by the coding sequence ATGCGCGCAGACCGTCCGTACGACCTCGTCCTGTTCGGCGCCACCGGCTTCACCGGCGGGCTGACCGCCGAATACCTGGCCCGGCACGCGCCGGACCGGCTGCGCTGGGCACTCGCCGGCCGCAACCCGGACAAGCTCGCAGCGGTGCGGGACCGGCTGGCCGCGATCGACCCGGCCCTGGCCGAGCTTCCGCTGCTCACCGCCGACGTGACCGACACGGCGTCGCTGCGCGCGGTGGCGGAGAGCGCCCGGGTGGTGGCCACGACAGTCGGCCCGTACGTGCACCACGGCGAGCCGCTGGTGGCCGCCTGCGCCGCCGCCGGCACCGACTACCTCGACATCACCGGCGAGCCGGAGTTCGTGGACCGGATGTACGTGCGGCACCACGCCGAGGCGGTGCGCACAGGGGCACGGCTGGTGCACGCCTGCGGCTTCGACTCGATCCCGCACGACCTGGGCGTCTGGTACACGGTCAAGCAACTGCCGGCCGACGGGCCGATCGCCGTGGACGGCTACGTCCGGGCCGGTGGCCGCTTCTCCGCCGGGACGTACCATTCGGCGCTCACCGCGTTCTCCCGTACCGGTGAGATGAGCCGCGCGGCGCGGGCCCGCCGGGCGATGGAGCCGAAGCCCGACGGACGCCGGGTCCGCGCGGTGCCGGGCAAGGTCGGCCGGGTACGCGAGTTCGGCCAGTGGGCGGTGCCGCTGCCCACCATCGACCCGCAGGTGGTCCGCCGGTCCGCGGTGGCCCGCCCGGAGTACGGCCCGGACTTCCGCTACCGGCACTTCGCGGCGATGAAGCGGCTGTCCACGGTGCTGGTCGCGGGCGTCGGGCTGGCCGGCGTGGTGGGGCTGGTGAAGGTGGCGCCGACGCGGCGCTGGCTGCTCGGGCGGCTCGCCTCCGGGCAGGGGCCGACCGCCGAGCAGCGGGCCAAGTCGTGGTTCCGGGTGCGGTTCGTGGGCACCGGCGGCGGCCGGCGGGTGGTGACCGAGGTGGCCGGCGGCGACCCGGGTTACGACGAGACGGCCAAGATGCTCGCCGAGTCGGCGCTCTGCCTGGCCTTCGACGAGCTGCCGGAGACCGCCGGTCAGGTCACGCCGGTCGCGGCGATGGGTGACGCGCTGCTGGACCGGCTGGTACGCGCCGGCATCACGTTCCGCACGCTGCCGGAGTGA
- a CDS encoding MerR family transcriptional regulator — MTAVESELRSIGELARASGLTVSALRFYDRSGVLAPARVDPVTGYRWYTEEQVGPARLVAGLRRVGMPLAGIAEALRHRHRPAEVHRLLDAHLRRLEDGLADARRELSRIRSLIDPEETIVTTRLVLSRTDLAAAVDAVRFAVGADPGLPVLSGVLVEVEPDGVRLVATDRHRLAVARVAGTVDGPPVSALLPVAAVDELRMLLDADGAGDAEVVVAAGRVTVTVAGRPLTAVPLPYDFPDYRRLLRAQLGDVPAYRIPFDGAALRAALTADGVPVCRRAHEGAEHEVVALGLDGRGELRLVDPNAVVDPNAVVDADGTGGTGGVDGAGGAGALRVAVNREYLLDALGSGDGQLVLELDGPIAPLAVRRPDDAHAFSVLMPVRL; from the coding sequence ATGACGGCCGTGGAGAGCGAGCTTCGCAGCATCGGCGAGCTGGCCCGGGCCAGCGGGCTGACGGTCAGCGCCCTGCGGTTCTACGACCGTTCCGGCGTACTGGCCCCGGCCCGGGTGGACCCGGTGACCGGCTACCGCTGGTACACCGAGGAGCAGGTGGGCCCGGCACGCCTGGTGGCCGGGCTGCGCCGGGTGGGGATGCCGCTGGCCGGCATCGCCGAGGCGCTTCGGCACCGGCACCGGCCGGCCGAGGTGCACCGGCTGCTGGACGCGCATCTGCGCCGCCTCGAGGACGGCCTGGCCGACGCGCGTCGCGAACTCTCCCGGATCCGTAGCCTGATCGACCCGGAGGAGACCATCGTGACCACCCGCCTCGTCCTGTCCCGCACCGACCTCGCCGCCGCCGTGGACGCCGTACGCTTCGCCGTCGGCGCCGACCCCGGCCTGCCGGTCCTGTCCGGTGTGCTCGTGGAGGTCGAGCCGGACGGTGTCCGGCTGGTCGCCACCGACCGGCACCGGCTCGCCGTGGCCCGGGTCGCCGGCACCGTCGACGGCCCGCCGGTGAGCGCGCTGCTGCCGGTCGCCGCTGTCGACGAGCTGCGGATGCTGCTGGACGCCGACGGTGCGGGTGACGCCGAGGTCGTCGTCGCCGCCGGCCGGGTGACTGTCACGGTGGCGGGCCGGCCGCTCACCGCGGTGCCGCTGCCGTACGACTTCCCTGACTACCGGCGGCTGCTGCGGGCGCAGCTCGGCGACGTACCCGCGTACCGGATCCCGTTCGACGGCGCGGCGCTGCGGGCGGCGCTCACCGCCGACGGCGTCCCGGTCTGCCGTCGCGCGCACGAGGGCGCCGAGCACGAGGTGGTGGCGCTCGGTCTGGACGGCCGCGGCGAGCTGCGCCTGGTCGACCCGAACGCCGTGGTCGACCCGAACGCCGTGGTCGACGCCGACGGCACGGGCGGCACGGGCGGCGTGGACGGGGCGGGCGGCGCGGGTGCGCTTCGGGTGGCGGTGAACCGGGAGTACCTGCTGGACGCGCTGGGGTCCGGTGACGGCCAGCTCGTGCTGGAGCTGGACGGCCCGATCGCCCCGCTGGCCGTGCGGCGGCCCGACGACGCGCACGCGTTCTCGGTCCTGATGCCGGTACGCCTCTGA
- a CDS encoding alcohol dehydrogenase catalytic domain-containing protein, producing the protein MRALCWAGAGLVEVRRVPDPELRNAQDMIVRVRRSTTCGADLPLLGGRVPEASAGEVLGREFLGDVVEVGPDVRRHRVADRVVVGAAVACGACWFCRQGLPACCDNGTSGVTAEPEWGQPSAGGYGRPARLGGFAGGHAEYVRVPYADVGAFAVPESVSDDRAVFAADAAPAGWYGAELGEVAPGDVVAVWGAGAVGQLTADAAVARGADRVVVVDDRDDRLRMVTGHDGVEALNHRYVDVLAELRERSGGRGPDVCVDASGVPAAPGRWPVAEPDAGSALREAVHACRKGGVVVVLDARPGFVDRFPLGALADKGLAVRAARRRGGDAIPALLERMARDELVTEHLATHRMPLERGAEGYALFRDRADGCVRVVFTP; encoded by the coding sequence GTGAGGGCGCTGTGCTGGGCCGGTGCCGGTCTCGTGGAGGTGCGCCGCGTCCCGGACCCGGAGCTGCGCAACGCCCAGGACATGATCGTCCGGGTCCGGCGTAGCACGACCTGCGGCGCGGACCTGCCGCTCCTGGGCGGGCGGGTACCCGAGGCGTCCGCCGGGGAGGTGCTCGGACGCGAGTTCCTCGGCGACGTGGTCGAGGTCGGCCCGGACGTACGCCGGCATCGGGTCGCCGACCGGGTGGTGGTGGGCGCGGCGGTGGCCTGCGGGGCGTGCTGGTTCTGCCGGCAGGGGCTGCCGGCCTGCTGCGACAACGGCACGAGCGGCGTGACTGCCGAGCCGGAGTGGGGGCAGCCGTCCGCCGGCGGTTACGGCCGCCCGGCCCGGCTGGGTGGGTTCGCCGGTGGTCACGCCGAGTACGTGCGGGTTCCGTACGCCGACGTGGGCGCGTTCGCCGTACCGGAGTCGGTCAGCGACGACCGGGCGGTGTTCGCCGCCGACGCCGCGCCGGCCGGCTGGTACGGCGCCGAGCTGGGCGAGGTCGCCCCCGGCGACGTGGTGGCGGTGTGGGGTGCGGGCGCTGTCGGTCAGCTCACCGCCGACGCGGCGGTGGCCCGGGGCGCGGACCGGGTGGTGGTGGTCGACGACCGGGACGACCGGCTGCGGATGGTCACCGGGCACGACGGTGTGGAGGCGCTCAACCACAGGTACGTGGACGTGCTCGCCGAGTTGCGCGAGCGCAGCGGCGGCCGGGGGCCGGACGTGTGCGTCGACGCCTCCGGGGTGCCGGCCGCGCCGGGCCGGTGGCCGGTGGCCGAGCCGGACGCCGGGTCGGCGCTGCGCGAGGCGGTGCACGCCTGCCGCAAGGGCGGCGTGGTGGTGGTGCTCGACGCCCGGCCCGGCTTCGTGGACCGGTTCCCGCTCGGCGCGCTCGCGGACAAGGGACTCGCCGTCCGCGCCGCGCGGCGCCGGGGCGGGGACGCGATCCCGGCGCTGCTCGAGCGGATGGCCCGCGACGAGCTGGTCACCGAGCATCTGGCCACCCATCGGATGCCGCTGGAGCGCGGCGCCGAGGGGTACGCGTTGTTCCGGGATCGGGCCGACGGCTGCGTCCGGGTGGTCTTCACGCCGTGA